From the genome of Synechococcales cyanobacterium T60_A2020_003, one region includes:
- a CDS encoding circularly permuted type 2 ATP-grasp protein encodes MHIEQYDPGDFYDELFDEQGNPRPEATQLIERIKSLSMKDLQQRQQAAQSALFKLGVTFNVYSDNQGTERILPFDIIPRIVSAAEWQWLERGLKQRIETLNLFLSDIYGEQKILKDGIIPAELIYSATGFLKPCMELKPPKNIWCHITGTDLVRDRDGKWYVLEDNLRCPSGVSYVLENRRVMKSTFPQIFSTMPIQPVDDYASRLLETLLNLAPNGLPDPTVVVLTPGIYNSAYFEHSFLAQQMGVELVEGRDLVVADGFLQMKTTRGLQRVDVVYRRIDDSFIDPLAFRPDSMLGVPGLTDVYRQGRVAIANALGTGVADDKVIYAYVPQMIQYYLGEKQILSNVPTYLCWEPEQQNHVLANLDKLVVKSADEAGGYGMLVGPHSTKTEQADFAERIKANPRKYIAQPTLCLSRVPTLLADSVEGCHVDLRPYILYGEDIYVNPGGLTRVALKRGSLVVNSSQGGGSKDTWVLAT; translated from the coding sequence GTGCATATCGAACAATACGATCCCGGAGACTTTTACGACGAGCTTTTTGATGAGCAGGGAAACCCTCGGCCAGAAGCCACCCAGCTGATCGAGCGGATTAAGTCGCTTTCCATGAAAGACCTGCAACAGCGCCAACAGGCCGCGCAAAGTGCGTTATTCAAGCTGGGCGTAACCTTCAACGTTTACAGCGATAATCAGGGCACGGAGCGGATTCTCCCTTTCGACATTATTCCCCGCATTGTTTCGGCGGCGGAATGGCAGTGGCTAGAGCGTGGCCTGAAGCAACGCATTGAAACGTTGAATCTGTTCCTCTCCGACATCTACGGTGAACAGAAAATTCTTAAAGATGGCATCATTCCGGCCGAATTAATTTACTCCGCGACGGGCTTTCTGAAACCGTGCATGGAGCTAAAGCCACCGAAAAACATCTGGTGTCACATCACCGGAACCGATCTGGTGCGCGATCGCGATGGAAAATGGTACGTCCTCGAAGACAACCTGCGCTGTCCGTCTGGAGTTTCCTATGTCCTGGAAAATCGACGGGTGATGAAGAGTACCTTCCCCCAAATCTTCAGCACCATGCCCATCCAACCTGTAGATGACTACGCCAGTCGGCTGTTGGAAACGCTGCTGAACCTAGCTCCTAACGGATTACCCGATCCCACGGTAGTCGTGCTGACGCCCGGAATTTACAACTCTGCCTACTTCGAGCATTCCTTCCTAGCGCAGCAGATGGGTGTCGAATTGGTCGAAGGGCGCGACTTGGTGGTTGCCGATGGCTTCCTCCAAATGAAAACGACGCGCGGATTGCAGCGGGTTGATGTGGTGTATCGCCGCATTGATGACAGCTTTATCGATCCGCTGGCGTTCCGTCCCGATTCGATGTTGGGGGTTCCAGGGCTAACCGACGTCTACCGTCAAGGCCGAGTGGCGATCGCCAACGCCCTCGGAACCGGAGTCGCCGATGACAAGGTGATCTACGCCTACGTCCCCCAAATGATTCAGTACTATCTGGGCGAAAAGCAGATTTTATCGAACGTGCCGACCTATCTCTGCTGGGAACCGGAACAGCAAAACCATGTCCTCGCCAATCTCGACAAGCTGGTGGTGAAGTCTGCCGACGAGGCCGGGGGGTACGGAATGCTGGTGGGCCCCCACTCCACCAAAACAGAGCAAGCCGACTTCGCCGAGCGGATCAAAGCCAATCCTCGCAAGTACATTGCCCAGCCGACCCTGTGCCTCTCCCGTGTCCCCACCCTCCTTGCCGATAGCGTGGAAGGTTGTCACGTCGACTTACGTCCCTACATTCTCTACGGCGAAGACATTTACGTGAACCCCGGTGGCCTCACGCGTGTAGCCCTGAAGCGGGGATCCCTCGTCGTCAACTCATCCCAGGGTGGCGGCAGTAAGGATACCTGGGTGCTGGCAACTTAG
- the cax gene encoding calcium/proton exchanger, with protein MIRYSAPLLLLGFIPLSLAAAIGHWGALALCLTSAIAILGLSIWVSMATEKVAIVTGPSVGGVMNAVFGNATQLIVALTALRAGLIDIVKASITGSILSDLLLFLGLAMLIGGLRYKEQEFQPILARVNGSSMTIAISAIALPTLVIYTSNVVDPIAIRNLSVVVAGVLIVVYGLTLVFSLKTHSYLYDVGLAIDRPEEPEETPSLAMWITILLVATVLVAIESEMFVDVVETVTERFGLTPLFTGVIFLPLIGDIAGVVTVGRLAVKNQMDLTVATAMGDSLLIALFMAPVLVLVGLSLGQPIDLNFNPFEVVALAIAITVTNLISFNGRSNWLDGSLLLATYIVLGVAFYYHPA; from the coding sequence ATGATCAGATATTCTGCGCCGCTCCTTTTGCTGGGGTTTATTCCCCTGTCCCTTGCCGCCGCGATCGGACATTGGGGCGCGTTAGCCCTGTGCCTCACATCAGCGATCGCCATTTTGGGGCTATCCATTTGGGTCAGCATGGCAACCGAAAAAGTGGCGATCGTCACCGGGCCATCGGTAGGGGGCGTCATGAATGCGGTGTTTGGGAATGCCACCCAGCTCATTGTGGCGCTAACCGCCTTGCGAGCCGGACTCATCGACATTGTAAAAGCCAGCATTACAGGCAGTATTCTCAGCGATCTGCTCCTGTTTTTAGGACTGGCGATGCTGATCGGCGGACTGCGCTACAAGGAGCAAGAATTCCAGCCGATCTTGGCGCGGGTCAACGGTTCATCCATGACGATTGCCATTTCAGCGATCGCCCTGCCAACGCTGGTCATTTACACCTCTAACGTGGTCGATCCCATTGCCATCCGCAACCTTTCCGTCGTGGTGGCGGGCGTTTTAATCGTGGTGTATGGCTTAACCCTGGTTTTTTCCCTCAAGACCCACAGCTACCTGTACGATGTCGGCCTTGCCATCGATCGCCCTGAGGAACCGGAGGAAACCCCATCTTTAGCGATGTGGATTACGATTTTGCTGGTGGCGACGGTGCTAGTGGCGATCGAGTCCGAGATGTTTGTAGACGTTGTTGAAACCGTGACCGAACGCTTTGGCCTCACGCCCCTGTTTACAGGCGTCATTTTTCTGCCGCTAATTGGAGACATTGCCGGAGTGGTCACGGTGGGGCGACTGGCTGTGAAGAATCAGATGGATCTCACCGTGGCCACCGCTATGGGCGATAGTTTGCTGATTGCGCTGTTTATGGCTCCGGTGCTGGTGTTGGTGGGACTGTCTCTGGGACAACCGATTGACTTGAATTTCAATCCCTTTGAGGTCGTAGCATTGGCGATCGCCATCACGGTCACCAATCTGATCAGCTTCAACGGACGATCGAATTGGCTGGATGGGTCGCTTCTTCTCGCCACCTACATTGTGCTGGGCGTCGCCTTTTACTATCACCCCGCGTGA
- a CDS encoding polysaccharide deacetylase family protein codes for MTALLTVQLHQTSVQAQDWSSSPPYGDPGSSTPAPGELYQPWNHDLDGAESGDEQGIPCPDPPSAQVSLLALQSSVEQAATWIEQPQTPVSSLLHSLAPTLVAQFNASPMPEINERARAARVPILMYHDIIAEKEVFFDVTPEEFEAHLQLIQENGLTPISMDQLVHHLRTGVPLPEKPVMLTFDDGYLGHYQYVFPLLKQYGYPGLFSIYTYKVSRDYGRPGVTWEQLQEMVADPLITIASHGIMHPPDLREVDDVELKKEAEASKQELEERLGIPIQYFVYPEGKYDERVAAAVQKAGYLAALTMDDTQNLLAGESDDLFSIERIGQSQIEEAIANAWGGPAIRPWGSTFDFSAPITVNRTEVDGIPITVITGGQPTTIHADSRYQVPEIMQGTGIEAAVDGGFFSLEFLDSNQMIGPVMGSNEGTFIPGDRNDVPFLKGRPLVMISPTDVRYIPFDPEKHNSLEGVQAEMPDVTDTFVAAAWLVKGGQPQPAESFGSLFDFDAVRHRAFWGINQNGQPAIGVSHDFVDSVHLGEILASLGLQDAVMLDSGASTSLAYQGESLVGYEPRPVPHIVGLLPTGQANTIQASASSCSDSYLSGS; via the coding sequence ATGACGGCGTTGCTGACCGTTCAACTCCATCAAACGTCGGTTCAGGCTCAGGATTGGTCGTCCTCCCCACCCTATGGCGACCCCGGCTCTAGCACTCCGGCTCCTGGAGAGCTATACCAACCGTGGAATCATGATCTAGACGGTGCAGAATCCGGAGACGAACAGGGCATTCCCTGCCCCGATCCGCCTAGCGCTCAGGTCTCCCTATTGGCCTTACAATCTAGCGTCGAGCAGGCCGCCACCTGGATTGAGCAACCCCAAACGCCAGTCTCTTCACTGCTCCACAGCCTTGCCCCCACGCTGGTTGCCCAGTTTAATGCCAGTCCCATGCCGGAAATCAACGAGCGGGCGCGGGCTGCACGGGTGCCCATTTTGATGTATCACGACATCATTGCGGAGAAGGAAGTCTTTTTTGATGTTACGCCTGAGGAATTTGAAGCCCATCTTCAATTGATTCAGGAAAACGGGTTAACGCCCATCAGCATGGATCAGTTGGTTCATCACCTGCGAACGGGCGTTCCCCTGCCTGAAAAGCCAGTGATGTTGACCTTTGATGATGGCTACTTGGGGCATTATCAGTACGTTTTTCCGCTGCTGAAGCAGTATGGCTATCCCGGACTTTTTTCGATCTATACCTACAAAGTCAGTCGGGACTATGGCCGACCCGGTGTGACCTGGGAGCAATTGCAGGAGATGGTAGCCGATCCCCTGATCACGATCGCCTCCCACGGCATTATGCATCCTCCCGACCTCCGCGAGGTGGATGATGTCGAACTGAAGAAAGAGGCGGAAGCGTCCAAACAGGAGCTTGAGGAACGGTTAGGCATTCCCATCCAGTATTTTGTCTATCCCGAAGGGAAGTATGACGAGCGGGTGGCTGCCGCAGTTCAAAAGGCAGGATATCTAGCCGCTCTGACGATGGACGATACTCAGAACCTGTTGGCCGGGGAGTCGGACGATTTGTTTTCCATTGAGCGGATTGGTCAGTCGCAGATTGAAGAGGCGATCGCCAATGCCTGGGGCGGCCCCGCCATTCGTCCGTGGGGCAGCACCTTTGATTTTTCCGCCCCGATTACGGTGAATCGAACGGAGGTAGACGGCATTCCCATCACGGTGATCACGGGGGGGCAACCCACCACTATCCACGCCGATAGCCGCTACCAAGTCCCGGAGATTATGCAGGGAACGGGCATTGAAGCGGCGGTAGATGGCGGATTCTTCTCCTTAGAGTTTTTGGACTCAAATCAGATGATTGGCCCGGTGATGGGCAGTAATGAGGGCACCTTTATTCCGGGCGATCGCAACGATGTGCCCTTCCTCAAGGGGCGTCCCCTGGTAATGATCAGCCCAACCGATGTGCGGTACATTCCGTTTGACCCTGAAAAGCACAACTCCCTGGAAGGGGTGCAGGCCGAAATGCCGGATGTGACGGATACATTTGTGGCTGCTGCTTGGTTGGTCAAAGGGGGGCAGCCCCAACCTGCAGAAAGTTTTGGCAGCTTGTTTGACTTTGATGCAGTGCGCCACCGGGCGTTTTGGGGCATTAACCAGAACGGACAACCTGCGATCGGGGTCAGCCACGATTTCGTCGATTCTGTTCATCTGGGTGAAATTCTCGCTAGCCTTGGGCTGCAAGATGCGGTCATGCTCGATTCAGGAGCTAGCACTTCTCTGGCTTACCAAGGGGAATCGCTGGTAGGTTACGAACCCCGTCCGGTTCCGCACATTGTCGGTTTATTGCCCACCGGACAAGCGAACACGATCCAAGCTTCGGCGTCTTCATGCTCCGATTCCTATCTTTCCGGTTCATAG
- a CDS encoding DUF5615 family PIN-like protein — MLRLLSDENFNGDIVRGLFLRKPDLDLLRVQDVGLRKVDDPAILDWAASNGRILLTHDRATMPDFAYERLSKGQQMSGLFVINDRMPVRQVIDELLLLNDCSEQDEWKGIVLYLPL; from the coding sequence ATGCTGAGGCTGCTGAGTGATGAAAATTTTAATGGCGACATTGTGCGAGGATTGTTTCTTCGCAAACCGGATCTTGACTTATTACGTGTTCAGGATGTTGGGTTGCGAAAAGTGGATGACCCAGCAATTCTAGATTGGGCAGCAAGCAATGGGCGCATTCTGTTAACTCACGATCGTGCAACAATGCCAGACTTTGCTTATGAGCGATTATCTAAAGGACAGCAAATGTCGGGTTTATTTGTGATCAATGATCGGATGCCAGTCAGACAGGTAATCGATGAATTGCTACTACTGAATGATTGTAGTGAACAAGATGAGTGGAAAGGCATTGTCCTGTACTTGCCTTTGTAA
- a CDS encoding alpha-E domain-containing protein produces MLSRVADSIYWMTRYVERAENVARFIDVNLNLLLDLPVGIEQQWQPLIWTSGDHELFAERYGNATPDNVIQFLTFDTEYPNSIISCLRSARENARSVRETISSEMWEQINDFYLKVNDASTTPMLSGLTQFFAEVKMHSHLFAGVMDATMSHNEGWHFGQIGRLLERADKTARILDVKYYILLPSVNYVGTTLDELQWIALLKSASAYEMYRKRQHRITPQSVAEFLVLDREFPRSILFCLTQAESCLYEVAGGASIAWRNPAEKTLGKLRSELNYLTMEEIGQAGLHEFLDNLQSRLNVAGEKIFETFFALEPVS; encoded by the coding sequence ATGCTAAGTCGTGTTGCTGATTCAATTTACTGGATGACCCGTTACGTTGAGCGCGCTGAAAACGTAGCGCGGTTTATCGATGTGAATCTCAATTTGCTGCTAGATCTTCCGGTGGGTATCGAGCAGCAATGGCAACCGCTCATCTGGACTAGCGGCGATCACGAACTGTTTGCAGAGCGCTATGGCAACGCGACACCCGACAACGTCATCCAGTTTTTGACATTTGACACGGAGTATCCCAACTCCATCATTTCCTGCCTGCGATCGGCGCGGGAAAATGCGCGATCGGTACGGGAAACTATTTCCTCGGAAATGTGGGAGCAGATCAACGACTTTTATCTCAAAGTCAACGACGCCTCAACCACCCCCATGCTGTCAGGCTTGACGCAATTCTTCGCAGAAGTGAAGATGCACAGTCACCTGTTTGCTGGAGTCATGGATGCCACCATGTCCCACAATGAGGGCTGGCACTTTGGGCAAATTGGTCGGTTGCTGGAACGAGCCGATAAGACCGCCCGGATTCTAGATGTGAAGTACTACATCCTGCTGCCATCGGTGAACTATGTCGGCACAACCCTAGATGAACTTCAGTGGATTGCGTTGCTCAAGTCCGCTAGTGCCTACGAGATGTACCGCAAACGTCAGCACCGCATCACCCCCCAGAGCGTGGCGGAATTTTTGGTCCTTGATCGCGAATTTCCTCGTTCAATTCTCTTTTGTCTAACCCAGGCGGAGTCGTGTCTGTACGAAGTGGCGGGTGGCGCGTCTATAGCATGGCGCAATCCAGCGGAGAAAACCCTGGGCAAACTGCGCTCAGAATTGAATTACCTAACCATGGAAGAAATTGGGCAGGCCGGACTCCATGAGTTTCTAGATAATTTGCAATCGCGGCTGAATGTAGCTGGGGAGAAAATTTTTGAAACCTTTTTTGCACTGGAACCAGTCTCTTAG
- a CDS encoding Hpt domain-containing protein, whose translation MSSSNQDLKIDWDHLHTLSDRDLDFEIELLTLLAQDTRGRVAELRQVMSQNNFAQFQELTHYIKGAAANMGVTSLAAIAQQLESADPGDAPGIHQLIDQLETALQSLEALIAE comes from the coding sequence TTGTCGTCTTCTAACCAAGACCTCAAGATTGATTGGGATCATCTCCACACTCTTTCCGATCGCGATCTAGACTTTGAAATTGAATTGCTGACGCTGCTTGCCCAAGATACACGCGGACGAGTTGCAGAGCTTCGCCAAGTGATGTCCCAAAATAATTTTGCTCAGTTTCAGGAACTGACCCACTACATTAAAGGCGCAGCGGCCAATATGGGCGTTACCAGTTTAGCGGCGATCGCCCAACAGCTCGAAAGTGCCGATCCTGGTGATGCTCCTGGCATTCATCAGCTGATCGATCAGCTTGAAACCGCGTTGCAATCCCTAGAGGCATTGATCGCAGAATGA
- the larE gene encoding ATP-dependent sacrificial sulfur transferase LarE: protein MTVRHKLERLQSFFADLDRALVAYSGGIDSTLVAKVAYDQLGDRALAITAESPSLLPEDLEDARIQAATIGIRHEVVQTHEMQNPNYTSNPVNRCYFCKSELHDTLRPLALERGYPYVLDGINADDLSDYRPGIQASKERGARSPLAEVGITKAEVREISKILGLPWWDKPAQPCLSSRFPYGEEITVAKLQRVGRAERYLRGMGLKNLRVRSEGDTARIELPPEQIKEFVLTTDLPTLVAELQSYGFLFVTLDLEGFRSGKLNQILAFAGASQPVSQ, encoded by the coding sequence ATGACGGTACGCCACAAGCTAGAACGCCTTCAGTCCTTTTTTGCCGATCTTGATCGTGCTTTGGTTGCCTATTCCGGTGGCATTGACAGTACGCTGGTTGCCAAGGTTGCCTATGACCAGTTGGGCGATCGCGCCTTGGCAATCACGGCAGAGTCGCCCTCCTTGCTCCCGGAAGATCTGGAAGACGCCCGCATTCAGGCCGCCACGATCGGGATTCGTCATGAGGTGGTGCAAACCCACGAGATGCAAAATCCTAACTACACGAGTAATCCGGTCAATCGCTGCTACTTTTGCAAAAGCGAACTCCACGATACGCTGAGGCCTCTAGCCCTAGAACGCGGCTATCCCTACGTGCTGGATGGCATTAATGCCGATGACCTGAGCGATTACCGACCGGGCATCCAGGCCTCCAAGGAACGAGGGGCGCGATCGCCCTTGGCGGAAGTGGGCATTACCAAGGCAGAGGTGCGCGAGATTTCTAAGATCCTCGGTTTGCCCTGGTGGGATAAACCTGCTCAACCCTGCCTCAGTTCCCGCTTTCCCTATGGTGAAGAAATTACGGTGGCCAAGCTTCAACGCGTCGGACGGGCGGAGCGATATCTGCGCGGCATGGGCTTGAAAAATCTGCGGGTGCGATCTGAGGGGGACACGGCTCGGATTGAGCTACCGCCAGAGCAGATTAAGGAGTTTGTGCTGACAACAGATTTGCCAACGCTGGTGGCGGAACTGCAATCCTACGGATTCCTATTTGTGACGCTGGATTTGGAAGGATTCCGCAGTGGTAAGCTCAATCAAATTTTGGCGTTTGCGGGAGCGTCGCAACCCGTTTCGCAGTGA
- a CDS encoding DUF433 domain-containing protein, producing the protein MSLVLECESPPLREDETGAIRIGGSRVLLELVIRAFQDGASPETIVQRYSTLSLSDVYITIGYYLRHQQEVESYLNEREQLAESVRQRFSEIQPDLSLIRSRLLAQQTP; encoded by the coding sequence GTGAGTCTTGTTTTGGAATGCGAATCCCCACCCCTTAGGGAAGATGAAACAGGAGCAATTCGGATTGGTGGTTCAAGGGTTTTGCTAGAACTGGTGATCCGAGCATTCCAAGATGGTGCTTCTCCAGAAACCATTGTGCAAAGATATTCAACGCTTTCTCTATCTGACGTTTACATCACGATTGGTTATTATCTTCGGCATCAGCAAGAAGTAGAATCCTATCTGAACGAGCGCGAACAGCTAGCAGAATCCGTTCGTCAACGTTTTTCAGAAATTCAGCCTGACCTGAGCCTGATTCGATCCAGGCTTTTAGCACAGCAAACTCCCTAA
- a CDS encoding TerB family tellurite resistance protein, protein MNETLDLAKVPESDRLAFYGALFAIAFADNSIDKEEVELIFGMMDLEGMTESAKRQVQSYIIEPPSLWACLRSLEAADEQLRYGLMINLVDTAWANDELGANEEEAIVLAQRELKISNEQLDAIKKFIQEVRQIRVRGLDDNYAADAMKTAVAGLSAVGVPLAAVWFSGSVIGLSAAGITSGLAGLGALIGIGGMIPGIGVAILLGTGIFMGVNALLDTGDESKKAQLQAEKERKAQLVIKNMQGAINQLVEQIAGLQEKAINLEASASDAAANREAIRILTERLKAMQQLIAKRKQAFGVT, encoded by the coding sequence ATGAATGAAACACTCGATCTTGCTAAAGTGCCTGAGAGCGATCGTCTTGCCTTCTATGGTGCGCTCTTCGCGATCGCATTTGCAGACAATTCCATTGACAAAGAAGAAGTTGAATTGATTTTCGGCATGATGGATTTGGAGGGGATGACTGAATCTGCGAAAAGACAAGTACAGTCGTATATCATTGAACCTCCTTCGTTGTGGGCGTGTTTAAGATCCTTGGAAGCGGCAGATGAACAGTTACGCTACGGTCTCATGATCAATCTAGTCGATACTGCCTGGGCAAATGATGAGCTAGGTGCAAATGAAGAAGAAGCGATTGTTTTGGCACAGCGCGAACTAAAGATCTCAAATGAACAATTAGACGCAATTAAGAAATTTATTCAGGAAGTTCGACAAATTCGGGTGCGTGGATTAGATGATAACTATGCGGCTGATGCTATGAAAACAGCGGTGGCAGGTCTTTCTGCTGTAGGGGTTCCCTTGGCGGCTGTCTGGTTTTCTGGTTCAGTTATTGGATTGAGTGCAGCAGGAATTACATCTGGGTTAGCTGGTCTTGGAGCACTAATCGGTATTGGAGGGATGATTCCTGGTATTGGCGTTGCTATTCTTTTAGGTACTGGCATTTTTATGGGTGTTAATGCCCTACTTGATACAGGAGACGAATCCAAGAAGGCACAGTTACAAGCTGAAAAAGAACGCAAAGCGCAGCTAGTGATTAAAAACATGCAAGGAGCTATTAATCAGTTAGTAGAGCAAATTGCAGGTCTTCAAGAAAAAGCGATTAACCTTGAGGCTAGTGCTTCTGATGCAGCAGCAAATCGTGAAGCAATCAGAATATTGACTGAGCGACTGAAGGCTATGCAGCAATTAATTGCCAAGCGGAAGCAAGCTTTTGGAGTGACCTAA